GACCAAAGATCAAGCACTGCAAATGATGGGGTGCTGATGCAGATAGATGCTGGTATCTGTCCTGTAAAGCTGTTGTTACTTGCATTCAGAGCAACCAGGTTTTTCATCATTTCCGTACTGCTGATGGAAATTGTCCTGTGAAAAAAATTGCTGGAGATATTCATTACCTGTAGTGGAAGGGAAAGGCTAGGATTTGATGACTGCAGCTCTTGAAGTGGACCATCTAGGTGGTTGAAGCTGACATCAAGGACAGCGATGCTGCTGAACAACAACGAATCCATTGGTAGACCACCGGAGAGAGAATTGTGGGAGAGGTTGAGGTGCAACAACTTGGTGAGATTGCTAAGGGATGGAGAGATGCTCCCTGCAAGGCCTTTGGAAGGCAGCGAGATATCTCTGACTGTGTTTTCACCTCTGCAGTTGATCCCTTCCCATGAACAGCAGTCAGTACCTAACGCCCACGACATGTTGAGGCTGCCGTTGTGTTCAGGTGAGAGCTGCGCAACGAAGTCGAGGGAGCTCTGCTCCTGCTATATGAAGGAACTGGTGGGAGAGGCAAAGgtgagcagcagcaacagcataACACAAAGCTCCCAAAAGGCATGGGGGATTTGTTTCTGAATCTGGACTGGAAACACGAGAAATGAAATCATAGGGAGGCTGTACATAGTGCAAATAACAGAATCTGAAGTTTCATTCTCTGAATGTCATGATATCCAACCTGAAAGTCAGAGCTAAGAATGATGTTCATCTCTAAGTCTAAGACAAAGTCAGAGAATGATGTCCACACGATGCAAAAATAATGGAGTGAAATTCCTGGGCAAGTACAGTCACGTAGAACCACCAGTTAGCATTTCCCTGTTATATATAGTAGCATATCTCTGATTAGATGTGTGATTTGCCATACTGAAGTCCGCAGCTTGGACCAAAATTTTGTAGGTAAGGCGAGCCGTATTATGGAGGATTCACTGGAGGTACAATACATGGGAATTTACATACCATTTGTGCTAATTGTGTTTTTGACCTTTTTGTGTTACCGAACTACTCATACCATTTCAAAGAATACATTGCAGGCCTTGTGTGTTGGCCCAAACAACGGTGGCGCTTTGCATGCATGGGAATTTACAAGTTGTTTTGTGTTTGCACATGAATGGAGCACACTGGTAGCAACTAAAATGAAGTAGTAATTTAGATGAATCTTACACACCAGTGAGGTAGGATCTTGCATTTCTCAGAAGTCCAGAACTCCCCTGTCTGCATCCATCTGAAATGGGCCGACGTGTTTTACGGGCCGAGACAGATGTACCAGCTGCTTAGTCTCACAGAAGTTTCTGGATCTGAAATTTGGAACACTTTGAGAGTGCCATTCTACAGGATGGTTAAGCAACTCGCTGCTCCAGGCCTCCAGCAACACGTGATTTCCAGTGTTCAGATTACTGTCAATAATTTCATTGTGACACCTGCGCAGCGAACAGAATGCCCCGTTTCGGAGAGCCTGATCAGACGTCTGCTCTGCCAATGGTGTCGACGTTGTCGAGCCATCTGACCACATCCTGTATCTCCGGCCGGCTGAACGGCGTCGAGTCGACGCAGAGGCATGCGAGGTCGAGCATGTTCAGCATCTGTGCCTCGTCGCCATTGCCCCTCAGCCGCGGGTCGAGCACCTCGGCGTGCCTCCCTTGCGACCGCATCTGCATCACCCACCGGACGAGCTCCCACTGCTgcccctgcggcggcggcaatgtcTCCACGGGCCGCCTCCCCGTGAGCAGCTCCAGCAACACGACGCCGAAGCTGTAGATGTCGCCGCGCAGCGTCGCCACCCACGCCTGGCCGTACTCCGGCGGGATGTACCCCGGCGTGCCGACCAGCTCCGTCGTGACGTGCGTCCGGTCGGGGAGGATGAGGCGCGCCAGCCCGAAGTCGGCGACGCGggcctcgccggcctcgtcgaggaggatgttgcTCGACTTGATGTCGCGGTGCACGATGTGGGGCTTGCAGCGCTCGTGGATGTGGAGGACGCCGCGGCTGGCGCCGCGCGCGATGTTGAGCCTGGCGCGCCAGTCCAGCTGCTGCGGGGCGCCACCACCGGCGTGGCGCTCGTGCAGCCAGTCCTCGAGGCTGCCGTTCGCCATGTACGGGTAGAtcagcagccgcagccgcccgcggaTGCAGAAGCCCAGGAGCGGGACGAGGTTCTCGTGGCGCGTCGCGGAcagcgcctccacctccgcctggAACTCCCGCTCCACCAGGCACATGTCGCCGTTCAGCTTCTTCACGGCGAGCCGGGCGCCGTCCTCCATCTCGGCGAGGAACACCAGGCCGTACCCGCCCGAGCCGATGATGTTCGCCGGGCTGAAGTTGTTGGTCGCCTTCAGAACGTCGACGAACGTCACGGccttcgccgcctcgccggcgacctccgaCATGAAAAAGATCGTGTCCTTGGAGCTATCATTATCATTGTACAGCTCCGACGACATGGAGTCGAACAGTGAGGCACCCACGCCTCTCCCGCCATCATGAACCGCTCCATTAGACATGACTCTTCTGACGGCAATCACAAGGCATCCGAGGGAGACGATGAGAATGACCAGACCAAATGAAACTCCAAGAACGATGGCGATCAGGACCTTCTTCCCCACGACCTTGGACGAAGTATGGTACCTAGCCTCGAATTTGTTGCTACATGGGACAGAAATCACCAGACCACAGAGCTTCGGATTCCCCTTGAAGCTTCTTGGCGGGAACGCGTCGAACTGGCCGCCGGTCGGGATCGGCCCCTCGAGGTCGTTGTACGCGACGTTGAAGATGGCGAGGAAGTTGAGCTCGTTGAGCGAAGGAGGGATCGTCCCGGTCAGGTGGTTCCATCGCAAGTCAAGAATCTGCAGCTTGGTGAGGTTGCTCAGCTCCGGCGGGATGCCGCCGGAGAGGTTGTTGTAACTGACGTCGAGCACTTGGAGCGTCTTCAGCTTCCCGACTTCCGGCGAGATCGTGCCGGTGATGCCGTTGTCGCTCAAGTTGAGCGTTGCGGCAACGCCCGACAGCTGGTAGTACCCGCGGCCCTGCCGATCCGCGGCTCGCCTGTCCGGCTTCACGGAGAACATGAGCGGGAGATGGCCTGGATTGAACTCTGCCATGGCCTGCTCGGACGTCAGCAACCGTATCTCCTTCAACGACGGCGGTATCTCCCCGGACAGGAGGTTGCCGGACAGGTCCAGGTAGTACAGCTTCGACATGCCGCCGAGCCAGCTCGGGATCGGCCCGGTGAGGCGATTGCCGGAGAGATTCAGAATGTTGAGGTCTTGCAGCTTCGACAGCCACGACGGGATCGTGCCCGTCAGCGCGCAGTTCTCCATCACAATCACCCGGACGCTCTTGATGTGGTCGCCGACCCAGCCGGCGTCCGGCAGCGCCTCGCCGTAGAAGTTGTAGGACACGAGCAGCGCGGTGAGGCTCGTGCAGCCCTTGAGATTCCAGAACATGCCGCTGATGTTGACGAAGGAGTTGATTGTCAGCGACAAGAATTGGAGCTCTTTCAGGTTGCTGATCTCCGGCGCGACTTGCCCGCCGATGAGGTTGTGGCTGACGCGCAGCGCCTTCATCGCCGTGCAGGAGTAGATGCTCGGCGGGATGGTGCCAGTGAAGTTGTTGGAGTCCACGTCGAAGATGGTGAGGTTGTCGAGGCCGGAGAAGTCAATGCCCGTGAGGTCGCCGGTGAACCTGTTCGACCGGAGGTCGATGCACCGGAGGCTGGTCCAGTTGCTCAATGCCGGTGGGAGTTTTCCGGTGAGGTTGTTATGAATGAGTCGGACCTCTTCCAGCTTCGTGATCTGGCTGATCGACTCCGGcagttcgccggcgagcagatTATAGCTCAGATCAAGCGTAACAAGATTGGTCAGCTTCGCGATGCACTCCGGATGATCAAGCCGGCCTTCAATCTGATTAGACGGGAGATGGAGATGTTGCAGCGACTTCACGTCGAAGATGTCGCCGGGGAGCTCGCCGGTGAGGTTGTTGCGGCCGGCGCTGAGAACGCGCAGCTGCGAGCAGTTGCCGAACCCGGGGGAGATAGCCCCGGTGAGCATGTTGACGGAGAGGTCAAGAACGGCGAGCGCCGGGCAGCTCACGCACAAGGACGGGATCGTGCCACGAAAGCTGTTGTTGCTGGCATTCAGCGACACGAGGCGCGGCGTGTGCTCCCAGATCGCGGACGGGAACTGCCCCGCCAAGAGATTGCTCGACACGTCGAGCACCTGAAGCGAGAGGCCACCTTGGACaatgtccgccgccgccggcggcagcatGTCAGGTAGCTCGTCGGAGATGCAGTTGTAGCTGACGTCAACAATGGTGACATTGGGCAGGAAGAACAGCACGTCGGGGAAAGGGCCGGAGAGGTCGTTGCCGGATAGGTTGAGATACACGAGCGCGGTGAGGTTGCCGATCGACGGCGAGATCGTCCCGCCGAGCCCACGCCCCGGCAGCGACAGACGCGtgatctcgccgtcgtcgccgcacccCACGCCGTCCCACGTGCAGCAGTCTGGCGACCGTTGCCACTCGCCGACGATGCCATCGCctgccggcggcgcggcctcgGCGAGGAAGGACAGCAACGCCTCCCTCTCGGCCTCGACGCACGCAGCTGCACGATCGCTGACGGAGGCGGCCAAAACCAGCACAAGAACTCCCGTAACGACGACCTGGTGGCAACCCATCTCCTTACTCTCTATCGTGGCATGATGATCACTACGGCGAGCATCGCGGTCCAAGTCCACCGCGGTTGATCTGATTGGAGAGTTCTACTGTTGTATATGACGATACGTTTATCTGACCTTAAACTGTACTGAACTGCATTTTGTAATGCGAGTCAACTGTGCCATCAGCATGGTGGCACACATCCATCATGTGTTGAGTTTCTATACAAGTATACAACACATCCATAGATTAAAAAGCTAGGCGATGCTTCAGTACATCCCCATATTATGATTTCTATATCTGGAAAAGGACACATAACCTGCgggttgactttttttttcgcaaACATGCAAAAGGATTGCccatcaatatattagaagaaaaagagTTTTTGTTATACGACGCAATCGGTCAGACATGCTTatgccgggggggggggggggggggggagaaagaaaaaccaaaagGAAAAGAATGGAAAAACTATTGTGAAAAAAGGCTACTCCAGGACAACAAGAGGGAGGAGGCAGAGCCACCCTACACTCTCAGCAAACCCCCAAAAGCGGCAATGCCTACGGAAGACCACAGACGGCCTTCCAAATTGATGGACTCTAAAACCACAAAGACCGAGCGGAGTGTCAAGTCGAAAACCTTGGAGTTTCACTCCTCCCGCAACCGCCAAGAGATCAGGAGGACCAAGTAGTCAAAACCGGAGCAAAGGTGCTCAGGTAAGCAAGCCCTAGAAGACGGTCACTAGTCTTGAAGCGAAATGccacggaggaggagagggcagTCCAGCTAAGGGGCGACAACACACGGTGCCAGGTCTATCGAGCGAACACACAGTCGAGTAGGATGTGGTTCACGTCTTAAGCTCCTGAGCGCAAAAAGGATAGGTAGAGTGGCTATTGATGCCACACTTATGGGAAAGATTAGCTGTCCAGCAGCACTGCTGAAATACAAACCGAAGGAAGAGTGGGTTGACTTCTGGAGAGGGCAGCTAATTACGACTAGTTtaagacccccccccccccaagttGCACAAATGCACATTACCACTAGCTTTAATGTTTTGGTTAGTTGCTTAAGTGAAAGTTTGATCCGGCGTGGACGAAATAGCAGAAAATCTCCAGTTAATATTCGTCGACGTCACTCGCTGGGCGAGTCGTGATGGCAACTGTTCGGCTGTTTTTCAGCGGATGTTGTATTCCGCAGCGCGCGCGGCTCCTGCGGCCGACGCGGGCAACGTGAACAGGTGGATTCCTGGTTGCAATGCCAGGCGATTCAAGCTACTAGGAGTACAAAGTAAGGCCTCCAGGTTGACTTCCTGGTTCTGACTTCTGAGGATGCAATATTCAATTCTTATTcgggaaattttttttaacctcGATCATCAATTAAGAAAACCGTCATAAGAAACTGTAGGAAGAGTTAGCAGCATTTTATATAGTAGGCACCTACCATCTTGCAAAATTTAATGTTCAAAGCCGACCTACAGAAAGAGAagcaaaataaacaaatttagTTTTGAATATACTAAAGCTACTCATAGTCAAATTTGTGTTGTTTTATTGTGCCATGTGTGCCAGAAGGAGCATAATTAATAAACGATTTGGTACGCAAAACAGGTGGCGCGCAAGCAGCATCCACAAAGCAGGCGTAGGGAGAAGAATGACAATAACACTAAAAAAATTCTACAAACAAGATGTGTGGAGTAATATCACTATATTTTTTCCTCACATAATAACATTTATATTTTCAcattttattgttatcatatattaaaatagcaatataattttaaattctatACTACTTACTTAACCAAAGTAACcgatgtgtaatattcatattttgttttatatacatgatttgttaattatatttaaattttgaattttaattgtattcctatataaaCTCTAAACTACTccaatatttcatattttttattccaaactttcgttatttataaattttatttccttatggactctaaactctttttctaatattttttatttttaaatcctGAATTTTAGATATTTCTATATTGTATTCCTGATGCTAGATtactctttcaatatttcttttttaaattctgaatttcagttatttttaaattatattcctatatggactttagactcttctttcaattttccttatttcttaatttcgaatttcaattatttctaaattgtactactatatggattctatactcttctttcaatattcctttattaattccctcttcttccaatattctttatttcataattttgaatttcaattatttctaaaattatATTACTATATCCGaatttcatttatttataaattgtattactatatggactctagactcttctcctaatcttctttttttttatttttttttgaatttttatatatactgtttttttttatgtatctCCTAGGCGCTTCCGCTCTATGACGGCACCGGTAACGACGGCACGCTGGCTCACGTGTGCACCGTGTGCTTAGCGGGTGGTGGCTCGAGGTACGTTAGCATTGCCCATATCATCGGGGAAACGACTTAGTATAAGGTGAATCAGGTCGATGAAGAAAACATGCTCTCGATCGATGTGTAGGTCCCAAAAATGGAAAGCGGTGAGGATGTGGAATTACACCGGCGAACGCACGGACGACCAACACTCGAGTCAGATGCGCGATCGATGCTGGTGTGTACGAGGCACATCTCATGCATTTGTGCTTTCaattgcaacgcatgggcaggAGTTAGCTTCAAGGCCGACGTGGGAGCATATATACGACCGAGGGACGCGCCATCGGCTAACTGGATCGTTTGTGTCGGACTCGATATCCCGCTCGAGTGCACATGCATGCAGGACACAAGCGACGTATCCGCGAACGGAAAAAGTACACAGAAGGtacctcaaccacaaaaccagatatttgacatccctcaacttacaagaCCGTTCATTTTAGgttcttcggtggttttgaccctggttttatctgatgtggcggctgagttagcgtgggacccacgtgggccccacctatcaggatgccacgtcatcaccctacctctttccccttctctcccttcctcctctctctctcacacactttTCTCCTCTCTAGGCAAGCGGCAAGCTGGCCACTGAGTGGAGGACGAGGTcgccggggcgaggcgggaaAGGAGGAGGCCGGTCTGGCGGCgaacgacgaggcggcggcggctgcgacgcaGGAGCAGGCCACCGCTCCGAGGTCGGAGTTCGGGACGAAGACATGCAACTGCTGGGGGAGACCGGAGGCGTTTGACGGTGAGGGCCTTGGTCGGAGGCCTAGGCAATGGTGTGACGTCGAGGAGCTCAGGGTATCGTCGGGAGTCGGAGGTCGCCGCGTTggcagcgagggtggcggcgggtggtggtggggctTCATCGGGAGTGGGAGGTTGGGGCAGCGCGAGGGACGGAGATCGCTGCTTTTGGTGGCGAGGACTGTGGTGGCGTGGGCGGTCGTCTGGAGCCGAGAACCCTCGTCGTGGGGCTTGGCGGCGATGCGGCGTGGATGTTTTTAGGGCGTTGTCAGGAGTCGGAGGTCAGAGTGGCGTCAAGGGATAGAGATCGCTGCGTTTGGGGTGtgggggcgggggcggtggcATCGATAGGATGAGctgcgcgggcggcgggggaggagcggcgtgggcggcgggggAGCAACTGGGTGCAGGCTGCCGAGGGAGGAGCTACGCGCGGGGCGGGATGAGCCGCTTGAAGGCCTCTGCGTGGTGCTCGTCGTTGTTGCCGGTGAGGCGACAAATGTCCACGGTGC
The Oryza sativa Japonica Group chromosome 6, ASM3414082v1 DNA segment above includes these coding regions:
- the LOC107276087 gene encoding tyrosine-sulfated glycopeptide receptor 1; this encodes MGCHQVVVTGVLVLVLAASVSDRAAACVEAEREALLSFLAEAAPPAGDGIVGEWQRSPDCCTWDGVGCGDDGEITRLSLPGRGLGGTISPSIGNLTALVYLNLSGNDLSGPFPDVLFFLPNVTIVDVSYNCISDELPDMLPPAAADIVQGGLSLQVLDVSSNLLAGQFPSAIWEHTPRLVSLNASNNSFRGTIPSLCVSCPALAVLDLSVNMLTGAISPGFGNCSQLRVLSAGRNNLTGELPGDIFDVKSLQHLHLPSNQIEGRLDHPECIAKLTNLVTLDLSYNLLAGELPESISQITKLEEVRLIHNNLTGKLPPALSNWTSLRCIDLRSNRFTGDLTGIDFSGLDNLTIFDVDSNNFTGTIPPSIYSCTAMKALRVSHNLIGGQVAPEISNLKELQFLSLTINSFVNISGMFWNLKGCTSLTALLVSYNFYGEALPDAGWVGDHIKSVRVIVMENCALTGTIPSWLSKLQDLNILNLSGNRLTGPIPSWLGGMSKLYYLDLSGNLLSGEIPPSLKEIRLLTSEQAMAEFNPGHLPLMFSVKPDRRAADRQGRGYYQLSGVAATLNLSDNGITGTISPEVGKLKTLQVLDVSYNNLSGGIPPELSNLTKLQILDLRWNHLTGTIPPSLNELNFLAIFNVAYNDLEGPIPTGGQFDAFPPRSFKGNPKLCGLVISVPCSNKFEARYHTSSKVVGKKVLIAIVLGVSFGLVILIVSLGCLVIAVRRVMSNGAVHDGGRGVGASLFDSMSSELYNDNDSSKDTIFFMSEVAGEAAKAVTFVDVLKATNNFSPANIIGSGGYGLVFLAEMEDGARLAVKKLNGDMCLVEREFQAEVEALSATRHENLVPLLGFCIRGRLRLLIYPYMANGSLEDWLHERHAGGGAPQQLDWRARLNIARGASRGVLHIHERCKPHIVHRDIKSSNILLDEAGEARVADFGLARLILPDRTHVTTELVGTPGYIPPEYGQAWVATLRGDIYSFGVVLLELLTGRRPVETLPPPQGQQWELVRWVMQMRSQGRHAEVLDPRLRGNGDEAQMLNMLDLACLCVDSTPFSRPEIQDVVRWLDNVDTIGRADV